One segment of Gammaproteobacteria bacterium DNA contains the following:
- the rsxC gene encoding electron transport complex subunit RsxC, translated as MSRLYPFHGGLKTVRHKTESNQQPIQRAALPRRLTVPLRQHIGAMAKPLVESGKHVLKGQMIGQADGYISAAVHAPTSGVVTAVETRPVPHPSGLPDLCVVIDSDGEERWIERQPVDYRTLHPSELRNVLRNAGIVGLGGAAFPSAVKLNLGGHCEHLETLILNGAECEPWITCDDRLMCEQAAGIVAGLHVMAHLLAPREVLIGIEDDKPEAIAAMTEACVGTGYEVRPVPTRYPSGSVKQLVKLLTGKETPVEGLPVDVGVQCFNVATAYTVHRTVDHGEPVISRVVTVTGHVSQPGNFQTLLGTPFAELVEQAGGYREGVERLIMGGPMMGFALHSDEVPLTKAANCILAASAEELTPTQPVMPCIRCGACVDVCPADLLPQQLYWHARAKEFDKAQDYHLFSCIECGCCSVVCPSHIPLVQYYRYAKNEIWAQEKEKQKAELARQRHQARLERLEREKQEREAKLRQKAPAKAVKTESEQGGKLDIETAVARAKLRPDSSTPTATSKQDA; from the coding sequence ATGAGCCGCTTGTACCCCTTCCACGGTGGGTTGAAAACCGTTCGCCATAAAACCGAATCCAATCAACAGCCGATCCAGCGTGCTGCGTTGCCGCGCCGACTGACCGTGCCGCTACGCCAACACATCGGCGCGATGGCCAAACCTCTGGTTGAATCCGGCAAGCACGTTCTAAAGGGCCAGATGATTGGCCAAGCTGACGGGTACATCAGCGCCGCGGTCCATGCACCCACATCCGGTGTAGTCACTGCGGTGGAGACCCGGCCTGTGCCGCATCCTTCCGGCTTGCCCGACCTGTGCGTGGTGATCGACAGCGATGGCGAAGAACGCTGGATCGAGCGCCAACCGGTGGATTATCGGACTTTACATCCCAGTGAATTGCGCAATGTCTTGCGTAACGCGGGCATCGTCGGTCTGGGCGGGGCGGCGTTTCCCAGTGCGGTCAAGCTCAATCTCGGCGGTCACTGCGAGCATCTGGAGACCTTGATCCTGAACGGCGCAGAATGTGAACCATGGATCACCTGCGATGATCGGCTGATGTGCGAACAGGCGGCGGGCATCGTCGCTGGATTGCATGTCATGGCTCACCTGCTGGCGCCGCGCGAGGTGTTGATCGGCATTGAAGATGACAAGCCGGAAGCGATTGCTGCTATGACCGAGGCATGCGTCGGAACCGGTTATGAAGTCCGGCCCGTACCCACCCGCTATCCCAGCGGCAGCGTCAAACAACTGGTCAAGCTGCTGACGGGTAAAGAAACGCCCGTCGAGGGCTTGCCGGTCGATGTCGGCGTACAGTGCTTCAATGTCGCTACGGCCTACACGGTGCATCGCACGGTCGATCATGGCGAACCGGTCATTTCCCGAGTGGTGACGGTAACCGGCCATGTCAGTCAGCCGGGCAATTTTCAGACGTTACTCGGTACGCCATTCGCTGAACTGGTTGAACAAGCGGGCGGTTATCGGGAAGGCGTGGAGCGGCTGATTATGGGCGGACCGATGATGGGTTTTGCCCTGCATAGCGACGAAGTTCCGCTGACCAAGGCGGCCAACTGCATTCTGGCGGCCAGCGCCGAGGAATTGACTCCGACGCAACCGGTCATGCCCTGCATCCGATGCGGCGCCTGCGTGGATGTTTGTCCCGCCGATCTGTTGCCTCAGCAACTCTACTGGCACGCCCGGGCCAAGGAGTTCGATAAGGCGCAGGATTATCACTTATTCAGTTGCATCGAATGCGGTTGTTGCAGCGTGGTCTGCCCCAGCCATATTCCGCTGGTGCAATATTACCGCTACGCCAAAAATGAAATCTGGGCGCAGGAGAAGGAAAAGCAGAAGGCTGAGTTGGCCCGGCAGCGCCATCAGGCGCGACTGGAGCGGCTAGAGCGTGAAAAGCAGGAGCGTGAGGCCAAGTTGCGGCAAAAAGCCCCGGCCAAGGCCGTCAAAACGGAGAGTGAACAGGGTGGTAAACTGGATATCGAAACCGCGGTCGCGCGGGCCAAGCTACGTCCCGACTCTTCTACTCCCACTGCCACCAGCAAGCAGGACGCTTGA